CTCACGGCACTCCTGCTCGATCTCGAACGGCGCGAGCAGGGACTCCTCGAGCAGCCACGGCTTGCCTCCCTCGGCCAGCCGCGTCCGGTACGCCGACAGCAGCGTGTCCCTGGCGGACGCGGCCCACGCCACCGCCTCGCCGGGGTCGGCGCCTCTGCGCCTGATCGCCACCTCGGCCACGTGTTCCAGGCTCGTGCGCAGTTGCGCGACGTCGCGGGCCGCGGGCTGGTAGGGGTCCTCACCGCGCACGGTGGGGTTGCCGTCGAAGTCGATGATCGCGTACCCGTCCCGCCAGCGCAGGGTCTGTCCCACGTGCAGGTCGCCGTGCACGCGGATGCGCGGCGTGTCCCCGGCCCGGCCGAGCGGCTCGACCAGTTCGCGCAGCCGTCCCGCGATCGCGGCCAGCCACTCGCCGTCCTCGCCTCGGGTGAGCTCCAGCGCCTCTGACAGCGCGTGCGTCGCGCGGCGGACCCACCCGTCGCCGGGGTCGCCGTGACGTACCGGCTCGGGGATCGCGGGGGAGGGGGTCGCGAGCGCCAGGTGCAGGTCCGCGGCGAGCCGGCCGAGGTCGGCGGCGCAGGCCGTGCGGCCGGCGACGGCCTCGGTCACGCACCAGTCCCAGCCGTCCGCGGCGTCCGGCAGGTACGCGGTCACCAGCGCCACCAGCGTCCCCGGGTCGCCGTCCCGCGTGGTCAGCGCGGCGTACGGCCGTGCGATCTCGGTGAAGCCGACGGCGGCGAGGTGCGCGAAGAACTCCGGCGCGGGCTGGGGGAGCGGCGGCGGAGGGGTGAACCACTTGACGACCACCTGTTCGTCCACGATCACCGAGCGGTTCGTCTGGTCGACCTCGATCGCGCGCTCGGCCGCACCGGGCCTGATCGCCGGTAGCGGCTGGAACTGAATCACGCTGTAGCCACCCGGTGGCGCGGTACCGAGCGACAGCGCCGCGACCAGGCCACTACTGCGTCCGTCACCCGCAGACGGAGGCACCGGCGTGCCGGACGACCCGGCGTCGGCTGTTGAACTCAGATTCAACGCGACTCCCAAACTACGAGCTAACAATGTCCCGAAAAGTCTTGCTCATGTTGATATGGGCTGCAACACTTCCTGCCCTGGTCTGCCGTGCGAAGGTCAGGCACTGCGGTCAACATCGAACCTCAGCAGCTTAAGAACCTAAGGAGTAGCGGTCGTGTCCCGAATCCGGTACACCCGTCGTCTTCCGGCCGCCGCCGTCGCCGCCGGTCTCGCGCTCGCCCTCACGGCGTGCGGTGGTGGCGAATCCCCCACGAGCGCGGACGGCGGAGCCCCCACCGCTGCCGCCGAGCAGCTCAACCCCAACGCGGACCTGTCCAAGCAGGGGCTGACGATCACCATCTGGGACGGCTACAGCCCCAAGGACCTGCCCCAGCAGGTCAAGGCCAAGCTCGGCTTCGACGTGAAGGTGTCGATCCACGACACCAACGAGACGGCCATGGCCAAGCTGACCGCGAGCGCCGACAGCGGCATCGACGTCGCGTTCGTCTCCGGCCAGTACGCGCAGGCGCTCAACGAGCAGGGCCTGCTCGAGCCGCTGCACCCCGAGCTCATCCCGAACCTGGCGAACCTCTACCCCGAGGCCTCCCAGATGTCGTTCGACAAGGGCAACAGGTTCTCCGTCCCCTACACCTGGGGGACCACCGGCATCTGCTACCGCACCGACCTGGTGAAGGCGCCGCCGACGAGCTGGAACGACATCCTCAACCCGCCGGCCGACCTCAAGGGCAAGGTCACCATGATGACCACCGAGCGCTGGCTCGCGCTGCCGGCGCTCAAGTCGCTCGGGTACTCCATCAACACCTCCGACGACAAGCAGCTCGCGCAGGCCAAGGACGTGCTGCTGAAGGCCAAGCAGTCGCTGCTCGCCTACGACGACACGACGTTCGGCTCGCGCCTGGAGAAGGGCGAGGCCGCGATGGTGGAGGCGTGGGACGGCTGGTGCCCGACCACCAACCCGAAGATCAAGTTCGCGGTGCCGAAGGAAGGCAGCGACCTCTGGTCCGACACCATGGTGATCATGAAGTCGTCCAAGAACAAGGAGGCGGCGCACGCCTTCATCAACTTCATCCTGGACCCGGCCGTGCACAGCTGGGTGGCCGAGAACATCCTGTACAAGGTGCCGAACAAGGCCGCCATGGACCTGCTCGCCGCCAACAACAAAAAGCTCATCGAGGACAACCAGCCGCTGCAGATGACCCCGGCCGACCTGCTCAAGGGCGAGTCGATCGTGGACCTCGGTGAGGCGTCCACCAAGTACACCCGGTTGTCCACCGAAGTGTCCGCCGGCCAGTGACGGTCCCGCGTTGACCATCGAACGACAAGCCGCGCGGCCCGGCGCGGCGGCCGGCCCCCCTCAGGGACGGCCGCCGCGCCTGGCGCGCGCACTGAGCCTCGCCGCCGCGCGCCTGATCTTCCTCGGGCCCGGCCTCACCTACCTGATCGTGCTGCTGGTCGTGCCGCTCGCTCTCATGCTGAGCTACACGATCTTCCGCAGGGGCCGGTTCGGCGGCGTGGTGTACGAGACGACCGGGGAGAACTTCACCCGCCTGGTCGATCCGCTCTACTTCGACATCGTCCTGAACTCCATCAAGATCGCCGTCCTGACGACGCTGATCGCGCTGCTCATCGGGTACCCGACGGCGTACGTCATCGCCAGGCTGCCGCGCAAGTGGAAGACCATCGCGCTGATCGCGATCGTGCTGCCGTTCTGGACCAACTTCCTGATCCGCGTGTACGCCTGGGTCATCCTGCTCAGCGGTCCGGGCCTGGTGAACAAGGTGCTCACCGGCTTCGGCCTGATCGACGAGCCGCTGAAGCTGCTCTACAACGAGGGGGCCGTCGTCACCGGCCTGCTGTACTCCTACCTGCCGCTGATGATCCTCCCGCTGTACGCCGCGATCGAGCGCCTGGACCCGAGCCTGCTCGAGGCGTCGGCCAACCTCGGCGCGCGGCCGTCCCGCACGTTCTGGTCGGTCACGCTGCCGCTCACCGCACCCGGAGCGCTCACCGGATGCGTGTTCGTCTTCGTGCCGTGCCTCGGCAACTTCGTCATCCCCGAACTCCTCGGCGGCGGCCGGTCCATCATGGTCGGCAACCTGATCAGGGACCAGTTCCTCAAGGCGCGCGACTGGCCGTTCGGCTCCACGCTCCAGCTCGCGGTGATCGCCGCGCTGATCGTGCTGCTCTTCCTGCAGGCATGGGCCTCACGGGTGTACGGAGGCGACCGGCGTGCGTAGACCCCGCCTGATCCTTGTCCCGTTCTGGCTGACGTACGTCTTCCTGTACGCGCCGATCCTCGTGCTCGTCGTGATGTCGTTCAACTCCGGCAAGTCGCCGTACGTCTACGAGGGATTCAGCCTGAAGTGGTTCGGCGAGCTCGCCGGGAACGCCACCGTGCGCCAGGGCCTGGTCAACACGCTGATCGTGGCCGTCGGCGCGACCGTGCTGTCCACGGTGCTCGGCACGCTCCTCGCGGTCGGCATGGCGCGCTACACCAGGTCACGGCTGCTCGACGCGTTCGGCCTGCTGCCGGCCGTCATGCCGGACCTGGCGCTCGCCATCGGACTGCTGATCTTCTACTCGGCGATCCGGATGACGCTCGGCCTGCACTCGATCGTCCTGGCGCACGCGGTGTTCGGCATGGCGTTCGTCGCGGCCGTGGTGCGCACGCGGCTCGCGCACGCCGACACCTCCCTGGAGGAGGCGTCACGCGACCTCGGCGCGACACCGCTGACGACGTTCCTGCGCATCACGCTGCCGACGCTGGCCCCCGGCATCGCGGCGGGTGCGCTGCTCGCGTTCACGTTGTCCATCGACGAGTTCGTGCTGGCGTTCTTCACCGCCGCGCCGACCGAGCCGACCCTGCCGATCGTCATCTACTCGATGGTGCGCTTCGGCGTCACCCCACAGATCAACGCGCTGGCGACGTTGCTGCTCGCGGTGAGTTTCACCGTGGTCATCGCCGCGCAGCGCATGACCCGACTGACGGAGTCGCTTCGATGACCGCTGTTTCACGGGCCGAGCAGGCCCGCGCCGCGTCAGAGGCGCTGGTGGGGATCACCGGGGTCTCGCGGAGGTTCGGGGACGTCGTCGCCCTCGACGGTGTCACCCTGGACATCAGGCAGGGAGAGTTCTTCGCGCTGCTCGGCCCGAGCGGCTGCGGCAAGACGACACTCCTGCGCATCCTCGCCGGCTTCGAGTCACCCGACGAGGGCACCGTCACCCTGGACGGCGCCGACCTGCTGTCCCGGCCGGCGCACCGCCGTCCGGTCAACCTGATGTTCCAGTCGTACGCGCTGTTCCCCCACATGACCGTGGCGAAGAACGTCGCCTACGGCCTGGAACGCGAAGGGCTGCCGCGCGCCGAGGTGCGCACCCGCGTCGCAGAGGTGCTGGACACCGTGGGCCTCACCCCGCAGGCGGGACGCCGGCCGCACCAGCTGTCCGGCGGCCAGCGCCAGCGGGTCGCGCTGGCCCGTGCCATCGTGAAACGGCCCCGGCTGCTGCTGCTGGACGAGCCGCTGTCCGCGCTGGACAAGAAGGTGCGGGCCGAGATGCAGCTGGAGCTCAAGCGGCTGCAGCACGAGGTCGGCATCACCTTCGTCGTGGTGACCCACGACCAGGAGGAGGCGATGTCGCTGGCCGACCGCATCGCGGTGATGGACGAGGGCCGCGTGGAGCAGGTCGACGCACCCGTGCGGCTGTACGAGCGGCCCGCGACGCCGTTCGTCGCCGGCTTCATCGGGGACAACAACCTGTTCGAGGGCACCGCCGCCGGTGACGGCCTGGTGGTGCCGGGACTTGGCACGCTCCCGGCCACGGGAGGGTTCGCCGCCGGCGCGCCGGCGCTGCTCGGCGTGCGTCCGGAATCGGTGCGCCTGACCTCAGGCGGGGTGCTGCGCGGCGTCGTGGCCGACGTGAGTTTCTTCGGCGGCGTGTCGCACATCGCCGTACGGGTGCCGGGACACGACCGGCCGGTGCTGGTCGCCGCGCAGGGACCCGCCAAGGTGCAGGCCGGCGCCGAGGTCGGGCTCGACTGGCGGGCCGCCGACGCGGTGCTGATCGCGCGGTGAGCTCAGTCGCAGTCCAGCGCGTTGCCGGTGGCGACCCGCGCGTAGCCGAGGATGTTCTCCGCCGCCTCCCGCGGCCCGATCACCGGGTGCCTGGCCGTGATGCGGTAGCCGTAGGCGTCCTCCAGCGCGACCAGGTTGCGCGCGATCATCAGCGATTCACCGCTGAGCCGGAACACCTGGAGCGCCGCGCCGGTGTCGAGGATCGACTGGTACAGCGCGACCTGCCGGTCGTACAGCGTGGTGAGCAGCACGGCGTACACGCGGTTGCGCGCGGCGGCGCCACCGAGCTCGTTGAGCAGCCGCACACCCGGGTCGTCGGGACCGGACGGCAGGCCCGAGCGCACCGTCACCACGAGCTTGCGCGCCGGCTCGCTGACCCCCGCCACGCGTTTGACCCGCAGCTCGTAGAACCGCTCCATGCCGGCGTGGTGCGCCTCGACCAGCAGCTCACCGAGGTCGGGGTAGTGGTAGAGCACCGCGCCGGACGTCAGCCCGGCCTCCTCGGCCACGTGGTTGAGGTGCACCCCCTGGGTGCCGTACCGCAGGATGGCACGCCGCGCGGCCTCGATGAGGTCCACGCGCCGATCGGCCCGGCTCTTGCGCGCGCTCATGCGTCCCTCCCCGTTCACCCCGATGTTGAAGACGGAGTCTAAAGTGCTCTGTCTCTTCCTAGCTAGCGATACCTGCGTTCCCGAGTACCCAGCCCATGTTTTTTGAACCCACCTTCAACTAATGGAGGACCGATGGCCACCATTCTGTTCATGCCGGAAAGCGCCTACGGGCCGACGAACAACTGCATCGGCGTCGCCGACATCCTTCGGCAGCGTGGTCACCGCGTGGTCTTCGCCGCGGAGGCGTCGTGGAAGGGCAAGCTCACCGCGCTCGGCTTCGAGGAGGATCTGGTCGACCTGGCCCCGCCGGCCGAGGAGGAGCAGGACGCGGGACAGTTCTGGAAGGACTTCATCCGCGACACCGCACCCGAGTACCGCAAGTCCACGCTGGAGCAGCTGGAGACCGTCACCAAGCCGATCTGGGACGCGCTCATCGACGGCACCAAGTACTGCGAGCCGCAGCTCAAGGCCATCATCGAGCGGGTACGACCGGACGTGATCGTCGAGGACAACGTGATCGCGTTCCCGGCCCTGGTCACCGCGGGAAAGCCGTTCGTGCGCATCGTCTCGTGCAACCCGCTGGAGGTGAAGGGGGACGGCGTGGCGCCGGTGTTCTCCGGCCTGCCGGCGGACGACCCCTCGCAGTGGGACGCGTTCCGCGCCGAGTACGACCGCACGCACCGTGAGATCTGGGAGGCGTTCAACGCCTGGGTGGTGGAGCAGGGGGCTCCCGCGCTGCCGGACCTGGAGTTCATCCACGAGGGGGACCTGAACCTCTACGTGTACCCGGAGATCCTCGACTACACCGACGCGCGGCCCCTCGGGCCGTCCTGGCACCGGCTGGACTCCTCGGTCCGCGAGACCGACGACAATTTCCTGATGCCCGAATCCCTGGCCGGCGGCGAGGGTTCGCTGGTCTACTTCTCGCTCGGCTCGCTCGGCTCGGCCGACGTCGAGCTGATGCAGCGGGTCATCGACCTGCTCGGCACCACGCCGCACCGCTACATCGTCTCCAAGGGTCCGCTGCACGAGGAGATCAAGCTGGCGGACAACATGTGGGGCGCCGAGATCGTGCCGCAGACCAAGATCCTTCCGCTGGTCGACCTGGTCATCACGCACGGCGGCAACAACACCACCACCGAGGCGCTGCACTTCGGCAAGCCGATGATCCTGCTGCCGCTGTTCTGGGACCAGTACGACAACGCGCAGCGTGTGCACGAGCTGGGCTACGGCGTGCGGCTGTCGACGTACAGCTTCGCCGACGAGGAGCTCACCGGCGCGGTGGAGCGCCTGCTCGGCGACGCGGACCTGCGCGCGCGGCTCGCCGCGGCCGGTGAGGAGATCCGCAGGCGGGACGGCCTGCGCAAGGCCGCCGACCTGATCGAAGGCGCCGCGGCCCCGGCCTGAGCCCGTGATCCGCCTCTGTGGTCACATCTGTCGCGTTCTGCCACCTTCGTGATTGTCTCCCGGCGCCGGTCCGGAACCGGCGCCGGAGCGAGGACGACTGGGCCATGATGGGCGATGTCAGTCGATCCGCCGCCGGGTCAGGAACACGTGTCGTCCCGGTCCCCCGTGCTCTCCGCTCGCATAGTTACGGAAGCGAGAAGGGGGATTTATCCGCTTAGATGGGTGTTTGGTGACATTTGTCAATCAATGTGCTGTTGGCCGATCTGGTACGGGTGTGTTGCAATTACCCTCGCCTGATGGATGTCTCGGACGTCTCATGCGCCCCGCGCGTGACGTACCCCCCTACACGCCAGGCCCGGTGAGAGGTTGCGAAATCCAGTGAGCACACAGGACCCTCGGGGCAATCCGGGTCGTAGTGGCCGCGTGGAGCGGTCCGCGTCCCCCTTGCCACGCACGCAGAAGGGCGGAAGCTGGCTCAGGCTGCGCAACTGGCGTGTGCGATCACGACTGATCGCCCTCATCATCATCCCCACCATCGTCGGCGTGATCCTCGGCGCCGTGCAGCTCACCAACGCCGTCGGCACGTCCGGCGAGTACAGCCGTCTCACCGAGGTCGCCGCCCTCGTCGAACGCATCGACGTCCTCATCCATGAAGTGGACAAGGAACGCGACCTCACCGCGTGGTACATCGCGGAGGGCCGCCGCCAGGCCCGCTTCAAGAAGGTGCGCGAACAGCAGGACGCCGTCGACCAGGCCCGCGAACCGGTGCTCTCCATGGTCTCCGACCTGGACTCCTCGCACACCGCGCGTGTCCGCGCCGAAGCCGACGAGATCCGCCGCTGGCTGGAAGGCCTGCCGGGTCTGCGTGAACGTATCGCCGAGCCGTCGGTGCCCCCCCGAGCGGCGCTGCGCATGTACTCCGCCGTGATCGGCGTCCTGCAGAGCATGCAGGGCGAGCTCGGCACCTCCGGCTTCGACCAGCGCCTGCTCGGCGACAGCATCGCGCTCAACGCGCTCAGCCAGGCCAAGGAAGAGGTCGCGCGCCAGCGCGGCCTCATGACCGTCGCCCTGACCTCCCGCGCCTCCGGCGGCACCGGGTTCGACTACGACGACTTCGTCGACTTCCCCGGTTCGTTCAGCCGCCAGGAGAGCCAGACCACGAGGTTCTTCGCCGAGGCCTCCCCGGCCGACGTGGACTTCTACAACGACACCGTGCGCGGCCAGCAGGTCGACCGGGCCGACTCGATGCGCGCGCTCGCGCTGGCGCAGCTGCGGCAGTTCAAGGAGATCCAGGACCTCGACCCGCTGCGCCGCGACGACACCTCGGTCTGGTACGCCGCCACCTCCGCGGTGGTCGACCGCATGCGCCAGGTCGAGGAACGGCTCGCCGGATCGGTCGTCCAGCAGAGCCAGGCCCTTCGTGACGAGGCGCAGCGGCAGGCCCTCATCTCCGGTGGCCTCATCCTCGTACTGCTGCTGCTGGTCCTCATCATCACCGCCGTCGTCGCGAGCTCGCTGACCCGGCCGCTGCGCCGCCTGCGCGCCGAGGCACTGGAGATCGCCGGCGTGCGGCTGCCGGAGACGGTGCAGCGTCTGCGCGAGTCCTCCGACAGCAACCCGTCGGCCGAGGTCATTCCCATCGGCGTGTCCTCCAGGGACGAGATGGGTGAGGTCGCGCGGGCCTTCGACGAGGTCCACCGCGAGGCGATCCGCCTGGCCGGTGACGAGGCCCGCCTGCGCAGCAACGTCAACGCGATGTTCGTCAACCTCTCCCGGCGCAGCCAGACGCTGGTGGAACGGCAGCTCAGCCTCATCGACGGACTGGAGCAGGGCGAACAGGACGAGAACCGTCTGTCCAACCTGTTCAAGCTGGACCACCTGGCCACCCGCATGCGCCGCAACAGCGAGAACCTGCTGGTCCTCGCGGGGCAGGAGCCCGCGCGGCGCTGGAGCCAGCCCGTCCCGCTGGTCGACATCGTGCGTGCCTCGCTGTCGGAGGTCGAGGGGTACGAGCGGGTGGACCTGCGCGTCCAGTCCGGCACCTCCGTCGTCGGCCAGGCCGTGAACGACGTCGTGCACCTGGTGGCCGAGCTGGTGGAGAACGCCATCTCCTTCTCGCCGCGCGAGACCAAGGTCCTGGTGTCGAGCAACCGCATCGACGGCGGCGGCGTCATGATCTCGGTGAGCGACAGCGGGATCGGCATGACGGCCGACGAACTGGCCGAGGCCAACTGGCGGCTCGCCAACCCGCCGGTGGTGGACGTGTCGGTGTCCCGGCGCATGGGCCTGTTCGTGGTCGGCCGCCTCGCGCTGCGCCACAACATCCGCGTCCAGTTGCGCCAGCAGGACGCCGGCGGGCTCAACGCCATGGTGCTGCTGCCGGACGCTCTGCTGTCGGCGACCGGCGCGCCGCAGTTCGCCGGCATGCCGGCCGAGGCGATGGGCCCGGCGACCGGCGGGCAGTACGGAGCGCCGCAGGCGCCGTCGTTCGGCGCTCCCGGCGGCGGCTTCGAACCGGCGCGCGGCGGCGCTCGTCCGGCGGCCTTCGGCGCCGACGACCACGCCGTGCCGGCCCCGGCCGGCGGCCAGGGCACGTTCCCCGGGTCGTTCGAGCGCGACAATCCCTTCGAGCGGTTCGAGCGCGACCCGTTCGAGCGGCCCGCCGCGGCCCGGTCGCCTTTCGAACGGTCAGGCGCGCCACGCGACATGTTCGAGAGCCCCGCCGTCGCGCAGCCGCCGGGAGGCAATCCGTTCGAGCGCGCCGACGGCCAGGACCCGTTCGACAAGTACTTCAACCCCAACCCGCCGCTCGACACCCCGTGGCCGGCGGACGTGCCACCGCCGGGCAGCGGCGCCGGCGCCGGCTGGCCGGGTCTCGCCGACCAGGAGACCGCGTCGTGGCCCGCCGTACCCGGCGGTCCGCAGGGACCGTCGTCGTACGGCGGCGCGCAGGGCCCCTCGTCGTTCGGCGGCCCGCAAGGACCGTCGTCGTTCGGCGGCCCGCAGGGACCGTCGTCGTTCGGCGGTCCGCCGACCGGCGGCTCGATGTTCGGCCCGCCGACCGGCGGCTCGGCCACAGGACCGCTGGCGGCCGGTCCGCTCGGCCGGTCCAGCCGCTTCGGCGGCGTACCCGACCTGGACCACACCGGTCCCCTCCCCGCCGTGAGCAGTTCCGCGCTCGACGGCGGCGAGGAGGAATACCTGCCGATCTTCGCCGCGGTCGAGTCGGACTGGTTCCGCCGCAGCGACCTCCCCGCGCAGCCGCAGAGCGAAGAGGTCGTCGTGCGCGAGGAGCAGCCGGTGCCGTCCGCCGGCAGGCACGACGACGAGGAGCCGGCGCGGGCCTGGTCGTCCCCAGGTGACGCCGGCTGGCAGGCCGCGCAGGCGGTCAAGGAGCCGTCACTCGGCGGCGTCACCTCCTCAGGCCTCCCGAAGCGCGTCCCGAAGGCCAACCTCGTGCCGGGGTCGGCCGAGCCGACCCCTTCGGTGTTCAGCCCGCCACCCTCGCTGTCACCCGACCGGGTGCGCAGCCGGCTGTCGAGCTTCCAAGAGGGTGTGCGCAAGGGCCGGGCCGTGGCCCGGGGCGAACATCTCGACGAGGACTCTTCTTCACCCATGAGAAACAGTGAACGGAACAAGGAGGACTCGTGAGGGAGCTGAGCCAGGCTGCTCGCGGAGTCAACTGGTTGATCACCGACTTCGTGAACAACGTGCCGGGGGTGGCCCACACCGTGGTCGTCTCCTCGGACGGGTTGCCGCTGGCGTTCTCCGAGGGCTTTCCAAAGGATCGGGCCGATCAACTGGCGGCGGTCGCCGCGGGCCTGATCAGCCTGACTCAAGGCGCCTCCCGGGTGTTCGAGGGGGGTGCGGTCACGCAGACCGTGGTGGAGATGCAGCGTGGGTTGTTGCTGATCATGTCGATCAGTGACGGTTCGTGCCTGGCCGTGCTGGCGGCCCCGGACTGTGACATGGGTCTGGTGGCCTACCAGATGACTTTGCTTGTCGAGCGTGCCGGTCAGGTCTTGACCCCGGCGGTGCGTGCAGAACTCCAGGCGTCTCAACCTCGGTGAGACGCCGGTGAGAGGAGAAGGCTGTGGCACCCCGCGGCTGGACGGATGACGGTGACCCGCTGAGCGGGCCGCCGTCCTACCCGTCGATCAACGACGCGCGCCGGTACCCCGGCGACGCGCCGGCACCACCGGGGCCGGGCCCCGGGCCGGTGGAGCAGAGCTCCCTGGTACGTCCCTACGCCATGACGGGTGGCCGCACCGCTCCACGGACCGCGCTCGCCCTTGAGGCCCTGGTCTCCTCCTTGTTGTCGACCCATCAAGACATCTCGACGCTCACCCCGGAGAAGCAGGCGATCAGCCAGCTCTGCCGCCAGGTGCGGTCGGTCGCCGAGATCGCCGCGCTGCTCCGCGTGCCCCTCGGGGTGGCCCGTGTCGTCATCGCCGACATGGCCGCCGAGGGCCTGGTCCAGGTCCACCAGCCGCAACTGGACACGGGTAAGCCTGATCTCAACTTGCTCGAAAGGGTTCTCAGTGGACTTCGCAGGCTCTAACCGGGCCCCGGCACTGACCTCGACGAAGATCGTCGTCGCCGGGGGCTTCGGCGTCGGCAAGACGACCTTCGTCGGCGCCGTGTCGGAGATCGTCCCCCTCACCACAGAAGCCGTCATGACCGACGCCAGCGCCGGCATCGACGACCTGGGACTCACCCCCCACAAGACCACGACCACCGTCGCCATGGACTTCGGCCGCGTGTCACTGGACCAGGACCTCATCCTGTACCTGTTCGGCACCCCCGGCCAGCACCGCTTCTGGTTCATGTGGGACGACCTCGTACGCGGCGCCATCGGCGCGGTGGTGCTGGTGGACACGCGGCGGCTGGCCGACTGCTTCCCCGCCATCGACTACTTCGAGGAGGCGCAGCTGCCGTTCGTGGTCGGCGTCAACGGCTGGGACGGGCACTACGCGCACGCCGACGAGGAGGTCCGTGAGGCGCTGACCCTCGCGCCGCACATCCCGCTGGTCCGCACCGACGCGCGTTCGCGCGACTCGGTGAAGTCCACGCTGATCGCGCTGGTGGAACACGCGCTGACGATGCGGGTGGCGGTCCCCGGCTGGGGAGGCCGCTGAGCCTCCGGCCGCGGACCGCCACCCCGGCGGTCCCGCGCCGACGCTAGACGGGCCTGGCCTCGACGACGCTCGCGTTGAACGGGATCGGGATCACACGGGTCAGCTCCAGGCCCGCCTTCTCCAGGAGCACGGTGTACTCCGACCTGCTGCGCTCGCGTCCCTGACCGAAGATGCTGAGCATGCGGATGTCGAGGTCCTTGCCGAAGTGCGGTTCGTCGTCGTCCGGCAGCACCATCTCCACGAGCAGCACCCGGCCGTGCTGCGGCACGGCGACCCGCACCGTGCCGAGGACGCGCAGCGCGTCGTTGTCGTCCCAGTTGTGCACGACGCTGCCGAGCAGGTAGGCGTCGGCGCCGGCCGGGACCGAGGCGAAGAAGTCGCCTGCCACGAACTCGCACCGGTCGGCGAGCCCCCACGACTCGAACGCCGCCTGCGCGGCCGGCAGCACCTGTGCCAGCTCGAACAGCGTGGCGCGCATCTCAGGGTTGGCCCGAAGGATCGCCGCGGTGAGGTGACCCCGGCCGCCGCCGACGTCCACCAGCGTGCGGACCTCGGCGAAGTCGTACTGTTCCGCGACACCCGCGGCCATCGGCACGGCGCGCACGGTCATGTACTCGTTGAACAGCGCGAGCAGCTCGGGGTCGCCGGCCATGTAGTCGTACAGGACCCCCTTGGTCTCGACCCAGTGGGAGCGGCCCGTGCGCACGGTGCTCGTCAGCCCCGCCAGCGCGATCGCCAGCGTGGGGTCGGTGTTGAACAGCACACTGGTGCGCAGTGAGGACGGCAGGTCCGAGCGCAGCAGCGCGCCGGTGCCGGTGAGCGCGTACCGGTCCTCGCCGACCGTCTCCACCAGCCCCACCGACGCCATCGCGCGCATCAGCCGGCCGAGCGACGGCGCGTGGGCCTCGCAGCGGGTGGCCAGCTCCGTCACGGTCAGCGGGCCGTCCGCCAGGTGGTCGGCGACCCGCAGTTCCGCCATGGTCCGCATCGCCGAGGCCCGCCAGCTGCTGCGCAGCGTGTCCCAGATGGGGCTCGCCGGATCGGTCATGTCTTCCTCCAGTCGTACAGGTGGTACACGCGGGACCGCGGGGGTGCGCGCACCCGCCGCCTCAGTCCCGCC
The window above is part of the Sphaerisporangium rubeum genome. Proteins encoded here:
- a CDS encoding aminoglycoside phosphotransferase, whose translation is MNLSSTADAGSSGTPVPPSAGDGRSSGLVAALSLGTAPPGGYSVIQFQPLPAIRPGAAERAIEVDQTNRSVIVDEQVVVKWFTPPPPLPQPAPEFFAHLAAVGFTEIARPYAALTTRDGDPGTLVALVTAYLPDAADGWDWCVTEAVAGRTACAADLGRLAADLHLALATPSPAIPEPVRHGDPGDGWVRRATHALSEALELTRGEDGEWLAAIAGRLRELVEPLGRAGDTPRIRVHGDLHVGQTLRWRDGYAIIDFDGNPTVRGEDPYQPAARDVAQLRTSLEHVAEVAIRRRGADPGEAVAWAASARDTLLSAYRTRLAEGGKPWLLEESLLAPFEIEQECRELIYATRHLPRWRYAPMGVLRARFPS
- a CDS encoding extracellular solute-binding protein; the protein is MSRIRYTRRLPAAAVAAGLALALTACGGGESPTSADGGAPTAAAEQLNPNADLSKQGLTITIWDGYSPKDLPQQVKAKLGFDVKVSIHDTNETAMAKLTASADSGIDVAFVSGQYAQALNEQGLLEPLHPELIPNLANLYPEASQMSFDKGNRFSVPYTWGTTGICYRTDLVKAPPTSWNDILNPPADLKGKVTMMTTERWLALPALKSLGYSINTSDDKQLAQAKDVLLKAKQSLLAYDDTTFGSRLEKGEAAMVEAWDGWCPTTNPKIKFAVPKEGSDLWSDTMVIMKSSKNKEAAHAFINFILDPAVHSWVAENILYKVPNKAAMDLLAANNKKLIEDNQPLQMTPADLLKGESIVDLGEASTKYTRLSTEVSAGQ
- a CDS encoding ABC transporter permease → MTIERQAARPGAAAGPPQGRPPRLARALSLAAARLIFLGPGLTYLIVLLVVPLALMLSYTIFRRGRFGGVVYETTGENFTRLVDPLYFDIVLNSIKIAVLTTLIALLIGYPTAYVIARLPRKWKTIALIAIVLPFWTNFLIRVYAWVILLSGPGLVNKVLTGFGLIDEPLKLLYNEGAVVTGLLYSYLPLMILPLYAAIERLDPSLLEASANLGARPSRTFWSVTLPLTAPGALTGCVFVFVPCLGNFVIPELLGGGRSIMVGNLIRDQFLKARDWPFGSTLQLAVIAALIVLLFLQAWASRVYGGDRRA
- a CDS encoding ABC transporter permease subunit; translation: MRRPRLILVPFWLTYVFLYAPILVLVVMSFNSGKSPYVYEGFSLKWFGELAGNATVRQGLVNTLIVAVGATVLSTVLGTLLAVGMARYTRSRLLDAFGLLPAVMPDLALAIGLLIFYSAIRMTLGLHSIVLAHAVFGMAFVAAVVRTRLAHADTSLEEASRDLGATPLTTFLRITLPTLAPGIAAGALLAFTLSIDEFVLAFFTAAPTEPTLPIVIYSMVRFGVTPQINALATLLLAVSFTVVIAAQRMTRLTESLR
- a CDS encoding ABC transporter ATP-binding protein, which produces MTAVSRAEQARAASEALVGITGVSRRFGDVVALDGVTLDIRQGEFFALLGPSGCGKTTLLRILAGFESPDEGTVTLDGADLLSRPAHRRPVNLMFQSYALFPHMTVAKNVAYGLEREGLPRAEVRTRVAEVLDTVGLTPQAGRRPHQLSGGQRQRVALARAIVKRPRLLLLDEPLSALDKKVRAEMQLELKRLQHEVGITFVVVTHDQEEAMSLADRIAVMDEGRVEQVDAPVRLYERPATPFVAGFIGDNNLFEGTAAGDGLVVPGLGTLPATGGFAAGAPALLGVRPESVRLTSGGVLRGVVADVSFFGGVSHIAVRVPGHDRPVLVAAQGPAKVQAGAEVGLDWRAADAVLIAR
- a CDS encoding TetR/AcrR family transcriptional regulator, whose translation is MSARKSRADRRVDLIEAARRAILRYGTQGVHLNHVAEEAGLTSGAVLYHYPDLGELLVEAHHAGMERFYELRVKRVAGVSEPARKLVVTVRSGLPSGPDDPGVRLLNELGGAAARNRVYAVLLTTLYDRQVALYQSILDTGAALQVFRLSGESLMIARNLVALEDAYGYRITARHPVIGPREAAENILGYARVATGNALDCD
- a CDS encoding glycosyltransferase, with translation MATILFMPESAYGPTNNCIGVADILRQRGHRVVFAAEASWKGKLTALGFEEDLVDLAPPAEEEQDAGQFWKDFIRDTAPEYRKSTLEQLETVTKPIWDALIDGTKYCEPQLKAIIERVRPDVIVEDNVIAFPALVTAGKPFVRIVSCNPLEVKGDGVAPVFSGLPADDPSQWDAFRAEYDRTHREIWEAFNAWVVEQGAPALPDLEFIHEGDLNLYVYPEILDYTDARPLGPSWHRLDSSVRETDDNFLMPESLAGGEGSLVYFSLGSLGSADVELMQRVIDLLGTTPHRYIVSKGPLHEEIKLADNMWGAEIVPQTKILPLVDLVITHGGNNTTTEALHFGKPMILLPLFWDQYDNAQRVHELGYGVRLSTYSFADEELTGAVERLLGDADLRARLAAAGEEIRRRDGLRKAADLIEGAAAPA